The sequence TATTCTCGCGGGAGAGGTTCACCCCCAGGGTGCGCAAAGAGAAGCTTGGTTCGACTTAATTTATGATTTAGGGGAATTAGCGCTCTCTTTGGGATTTTTTCCTCATACGAACGTGGGACCATTGAGTTTTCCAGAAATGAAGCAACTCAAACAAGTCAATTTCTCTATGGGTTTGATGCTGGAACAATTGACGCCGAAATTATTGCAAACAGTACATAAACAAGCCCCTAGTAAAGTACCCGAATTGCGTCTACAACAACTAGCTTGGGCGGGTGAATTGCAGATACCGTTTACCACAGGCTTACTATTGGGGATTGGCGAAACTCCGACTGAACGGATTGAGACTTTAGAAGCGATCGCTCACATACAATCACGCTGGGGTCATCTTCAAGAGGTTATTTTACAACCCCATAGTCCAGGTAAAAAGCAATCTTTTGCTGCAGGTGCTTTCTCTGAGAGAGAGTTAATTGATTTAATTAAGATCGCTCGTCAAATCCTTCCAGAAACAATCACGATTCAGGTTCCCCCTAATTTAGTCCCCAATATCGAGTTCTTACTAGCTTGTTTGGAAGCAGGCGCCAGAGACTTAGGAGGTATTGGACCAATAGATGAGGTTAATCCAGATTTTGAG is a genomic window of Gloeocapsa sp. PCC 73106 containing:
- the cofG gene encoding 7,8-didemethyl-8-hydroxy-5-deazariboflavin synthase subunit CofG — protein: MSDRVITYSPAYTLVPTYECFNRCSYCNFRVDPGTTPWLTLKQAKEELEGLENQNITEILILAGEVHPQGAQREAWFDLIYDLGELALSLGFFPHTNVGPLSFPEMKQLKQVNFSMGLMLEQLTPKLLQTVHKQAPSKVPELRLQQLAWAGELQIPFTTGLLLGIGETPTERIETLEAIAHIQSRWGHLQEVILQPHSPGKKQSFAAGAFSERELIDLIKIARQILPETITIQVPPNLVPNIEFLLACLEAGARDLGGIGPIDEVNPDFEHLHPDKLSQILAGLGWDLVPRLPIYPQYYDWVSDRLKRAIA